A portion of the Punica granatum isolate Tunisia-2019 chromosome 7, ASM765513v2, whole genome shotgun sequence genome contains these proteins:
- the LOC116212958 gene encoding calcium-dependent protein kinase 2-like, with amino-acid sequence MGACLSKKKTSESGYSGYRSAPGRGGGGGGGGGGNDYNNYQRPYEPVVPKPSAPTATHQHQYVPQKPRSVPSPAAPKPAQRVEPNTILGKPFEDVKSHYSMGKELGRGQFGVTHLCREISTGKAFACKSISKRKLVSKNDKEDIRREIQIMQHLSGQPNIVEFRGAYEDRQSVHVVMELCAGGELFDRIIAKGQYSERAAASICRAIVNVVHACHFMGVMHRDLKPENFLLSSKDENAVLKATDFGLSVFIEEGKVYRDIVGSAYYVAPEVLRRSYGKEADIWSAGVMLYILLSGVPPFWAETEKGIFDAILKGDIDFESQPWPSISSSAKDLVRKMLTKDPKKRITSTHVLEHPWIKEGGNASDRPIDSAVLSRMKQFRAMNKLKKLALKVIAENFSEEDIQGLKAMFANMDTDKSGTITYEELKIGLARLGSKLTEAEVRQLMDAADVDGNGTIDYIEFITATMHRHKLERDEHLYKAFQHFDKDNSGFITTDEIEMAMREYQMGDEATIKDIIAEVDTDNDGRINYQEFCAMMRSGNQQQGKLF; translated from the exons ATGGGTGCGTGTTTAAGCAAGAAGAAAACTTCAGAATCAGGCTACAGTGGCTATAGATCAGCGccaggaagaggaggaggaggaggtggtggtgggggCGGTAATGATTATAATAATTACCAGAGACCCTATGAACCGGTCGTGCCCAAACCTTCAGCTCCAACAGCAACCCATCAACACCAATATGTACCTCAGAAGCCCCGGTCAGTCCCTTCCCCAGCAGCCCCAAAACCAGCCCAGAGGGTTGAACCGAACACAATCTTAGGGAAGCCATTTGAGGATGTGAAGTCCCACTACTCAATGGGTAAGGAGTTGGGCAGGGGCCAATTTGGGGTCACCCACTTGTGCAGGGAGATCTCCACGGGGAAGGCTTTTGCCTGCAAGTCGATCTCGAAGAGGAAGCTTGTGAGCAAGAACGATAAGGAAGATATCAGGCGAGAGATTCAGATTATGCAGCACTTGAGTGGCCAGCCCAATATAGTTGAGTTCAGGGGGGCTTACGAGGACAGGCAATCGGTTCATGTGGTCATGGAGCTCTGTGCTGGGGGGGAGCTCTTCGATAGGATCATCGCCAAGGGGCAGTACAGTGAGAGGGCGGCTGCCTCTATTTGCAGGGCAATCGTTAATGTTGTTCATGCTTGTCATTTCATGGGAGTGATGCATCGAGATCTTAAGCCCGAGAACTTCCTGCTTTCCAGCAAGGATGAGAATGCTGTTCTCAAAGCAACTGATTTCGGGTTGTCCGTTTTCATCGAGGAAG GAAAGGTGTACCGGGATATAGTCGGGAGTGCTTACTATGTTGCCCCTGAGGTTTTGCGTCGCAGTTATGGGAAGGAAGCAGACATTTGGAGTGCGGGAGTGATGTTATACATTCTTCTCAGTGGAGTTCCTCCATTTTGGGCTG AAACTGAGAAGGGGATATTTGATGCTATATTAAAGGGGGATATCGACTTTGAGAGTCAGCCATGGCCATCAATATCAAGCAGTGCTAAGGACCTTGTCAGGAAGATGCTGACCAAGGACCCCAAGAAACGAATTACTTCTACTCATGTTTTAG AGCACCCATGGATTAAGGAAGGTGGAAATGCATCAGATAGGCCTATTGATAGCGCGGTTCTCTCGAGGATGAAACAGTTCCGAGCAATGAACAAGTTAAAGAAGCTTGCATTGAAG GTTATTGCTGAAAATTTCTCGGAAGAAGACATTCAAGGTCTGAAGGCGATGTTTGCAAACATGGACACAGACAAAAGTGGAACGATCACGTATGAGGAGCTGAAGATAGGACTGGCTCGGCTCGGGTCAAAACTCACAGAGGCCGAAGTCAGGCAACTTATGGACGCC GCTGATGTGGATGGGAATGGAACTATTGACTACATCGAATTCATAACTGCTACAATGCACAGACACAAGCTGGAAAGAGACGAGCATCTCTACAAAGCCTTCCAGCATTTTGACAAGGATAATAGTGG GTTTATCACGACAGACGAGATAGAGATGGCAATGAGAGAATACCAAATGGGAGACGAAGCCACCATTAAGGATATAATAGCTGAAGTTGACACGGATAAT GATGGTAGGATTAACTACCAAGAGTTTTGCGCGATGATGAGGAGCGGAAACCAGCAACAGGGGAAGCTCTTCTAA
- the LOC116214051 gene encoding reactive Intermediate Deaminase A, chloroplastic: MSWFAARTFNVPAIDVGGTLRSRSPLAVGFGCASFAGTRLWRSSRSNVPFACMSVSAEARLKEAVKTDKAPAALGPYSQAIKANNMLFVSGVLGLIPETGKFVSDGVEDQTEQVLKNMGEILKAGGASYSSVVKTTIMLADLNDFKKVNEIYAKYFASPAPARSTYQVAALPLNAKIEIECIAAL; encoded by the exons ATGTCGTGGTTTGCCGCAAGAACCTTCAACGTGCCGGCGATAGACGTCGGCGGCACGCTGCGCTCCCGGTCTCCCCTGGCGGTGGGCTTCGGCTGCGCCTCCTTTGCTGGCACAAGGCTGTGGCGGTCGAGCCGATCGAATGTGCCATTTGCTTGCATGAGCGTCTCTGCTGAAGCCC GGTTGAAAGAAGCAGTGAAAACCGACAAAGCTCCGGCAGCTCTGGGACCTTATTCCCAGGCAATCAAGGCGAACAATATGTTGTTCGTATCTGGTGTCCTCGGTCTTATTCCAGAG ACCGGGAAGTTCGTGTCTGATGGTGTTGAGGACCAAACTGAGCAG GTTCTTAAAAACATGGGTGAGATACTAAAAGCCGGTGGTGCCAGCTACTCTTCTGTGGTTAAGACGACTATAAT GCTGGCAGACCTAAATGACTTCAAAAAAGTCAATGAGATTTACGCGAAAT ATTTCGCGTCACCTGCCCCAGCTCGTTCAACATATCAAGTCGCAGCATTGCCATTAAATGCAAAGATTGAGATTGAATGCATTGCGGCACTCTAA
- the LOC116214050 gene encoding OVARIAN TUMOR DOMAIN-containing deubiquitinating enzyme 2 has translation MEGIIARRVIPSDNSCLFNAVGYVMDHDKTKAPELRQVIAATVASDPAKYSQAFLGKINEEYCAWILDSEKWGGAIELAILADYYEREIAAYDIQTTRCDLYGQDRKYAERVMLIYDGLHYDALVMSPFEGAPEEFDQTIFAVQKDRTIGAVESLALNFARDQQRKRSFTDTANFTLRCGVCQIGVVGQKEAVEHAQATGHVNFQEYR, from the exons ATGGAAGGAATTATCGCTAGAAGGGTCATACCTTCCGACAACAGCTGCCTTTTCAATGCTGTCGG CTATGTCATGGACCATGACAAAACCAAAGCTCCCGAGTTGAGACAG GTTATTGCCGCTACTGTGGCGAGCGATCCAGCAAAATATTCTCAGGCATTTCTTGGGAAGATCAACGAAGAATATTGTGCTTGGATTCTTGACTCGGAGAAATGGGGAG GTGCAATCGAGCTTGCTATTCTAGCCGATTACTATGAACGTGAAATTGCAGCATATGACATTCAGACCACAAGATGTGATCTGTATGGTCAG GATAGGAAGTATGCTGAGAGGGTTATGCTGATTTATGATGGGCTTCACTATGATGCTTTAGTG ATGTCTCCCTTTGAGGGGGCTCCTGAGGAGTTCGATCAGACCATATTTGCTGTGCAGAAGGATAGAACAATTGGCGCAGTAGAGAGCCTTGCTCTTAACTTTGCCAGGGACCAGCAAAG GAAAAGGAGTTTTACAGACACTGCCAACTTCACATTGCGCTGTGGAGTGTGCCAAATCGGCGTGGTGGGTCAAAAG GAAGCTGTGGAGCACGCACAAGCTACAGGCCACGTCAATTTTCAAGAATACAGATAA
- the LOC116214049 gene encoding NEP1-interacting protein-like 1, which produces MRKWLSGALMAAALKFKEASPLWVVVALLTVTAMMKKALFAAFTCILALGGAMVGIIIGALKGQTTETGFVRGAGIGAVTGAITAVQLLELKIDGESLSKVALLSSLMEGKVFMEWVGPAVLKAYQWQVSNIETTYREISDIYDTAEEGRGLSHNCIQRIPSHSFRSSIAVSDGACCCSICLQAFEEGEMTRRLPKCRHFFHMDCLDAWLTRKGSCPICRDDVCDGYKDFADY; this is translated from the exons ATGAGGAAGTGGTTATCTGGTGCATTAATGGCGGCAGCACTGAAGTTTAAAGAGGCTTCTCCTCTGTGGGTGGTGGTGGCTCTGCTTACAGTCACAGCCATGATGAAGAAGGCCCTCTTTGCTGCTTTCACATGCATTCTTGCTCTGG GAGGGGCAATGGTGGGGATAATAATAGGAGCGCTGAAGGGGCAGACCACGGAGACGGGGTTTGTAAGAGGGGCTGGGATCGGTGCCGTAACGGGAGCTATCACCGCGGTTCAATTGCTCGAACTCAAGATCGATGGAGAGTCACTTTCCAAG GTTGCCCTTTTGAGTAGCTTAATGGAAGGGAAGGTCTTCATGGAATGGGTAGGGCCAGCAGTGCTGAAGGCCTACCAGTGGCAGGTGAGCAACATCGAGACTACTTACCGGGAGATCTCAGACATATACGACACGGCGGAAGAAGGCAGAGGATTATCTCACAACTGTATTCAGAGGATTCCTTCACACAGCTTCAGGTCTAGCATTGCGGTCTCTGACGGAGCTTGCTGCTGCTCAATCTGCTTACAG GCTTTCGAGGAAGGAGAGATGACGAGGAGACTTCCCAAATGCAGGCACTTCTTCCATATGGATTGCTTAGACGCATGGCTAACCAGAAAGGGCTCTTGCCCCATCTGCAGAGACGATGTTTGTGATGGCTACAAAGACTTTGCAGATTACTGA
- the LOC116214271 gene encoding coiled-coil domain-containing protein 102A-like, which translates to MKITGRPTVPANTPAPAPPKSPNLPPHPDLLPSKASQRPPRRRTRLRRAGPPTGKRSSRPETPLLKWKTDEGERNAVSIDDDDEEDALPGAPRRRRRRDVPVSARKLAAVLWRLNLPDTVVPDGGGGSVPRRSGEEAGVGHVAVPYVGYWNGKIFGSEAKDPVQSPSSVSGTRNGFLYKLEPSFQFSNSAMEGVTKWDPISSRTSEEARQLYTNVRLLDRQVGAASVISSLEAELEQARARIIELETERRTSKKKLEHFLKKVSEEKAAWRRREHEKIRAFIDDMKSELSRERKGRQRMEIVNSKLVDELAEAKLSAKRYMQDYEKERKTREMIEEVCDELVKEMGEDKAEFEELKKESMKFRDEVEEERKMLQMAEVWREERVQMKLVDAKVALEEKYSQMNRLVADLEKLLSKLRNSNPEQKELRESEFLRQAAASVNIQEIKEFSYEPPNLDDIFAVLEEVNFAENNEREIEACIAYSPASKIHTVSPEVSVIRDQKGQRHSHAFLSHNKGDIDDDESGWETVSNLEDQGSSYSPEGSGSAPSVNKNRRDSNVSRSGTETPVTEISEVCSVPAKQLKKASSIARLWRSCPNNGETLNYKVVSVEGLNNGRLSNARISNGGGLISPDCGSGKGGYDSPGGQWSSPETGNPHVTRAMKGCIEWPRGAQKNSLKAKLLEARMESQKVQLRQVLKQKM; encoded by the exons ATGAAGATCACCGGAAGGCCCACCGTCCCCGCGAACACCCCGGCGCCCGCACCTCCGAAGAGTCCCAACCTTCCCCCGCACCCAGATCTCCTCCCTTCTAAAGCCTCTCAGAGGCCCCCGCGCCGAAGGACCCGGTTGAGGAGGGCCGGACCTCCGACCGGCAAGCGGAGCAGCAGGCCCGAGACTCCCCTGCTCAAGTGGAAGACCGACGAGGGAGAGAGGAATGCCGTCTCCATTGACGACGACGACGAGGAGGACGCGCTCCCGGGGGCCCCCAGGAGACGCCGCAGGAGGGACGTCCCTGTGTCGGCCAGGAAGCTTGCAGCCGTGCTCTGGCGGCTGAACCTCCCGGACACCGTGGTTCCCGATGGAGGAGGCGGCAGTGTCCCCCGCCGGAGCGGGGAAGAG GCTGGTGTTGGACACGTTGCAGTTCCATATGTAGGTTACTGGAATGGAAAGATTTTCGGGTCAGAAGCGAAGGATCCAGTGCAGAGCCCCAGTTCGGTTTCTGGCACAAGGAATGGCTTCTTGTATAAG ctTGAGCCTTCCTTCCAGTTTTCCAACTCTGCCATGGAGGGTGTGACAAAGTGGGATCCCATCTCTTCAAGAACATCAGAAGAAGCTCGCCAATTATACACTAATGTGAGACTTCTCGACCGACAAGTGGGCGCTGCATCAGTGATATCTTCACTTGAAGCAGAACTCGAGCAGGCCCGAGCACGCATTATAGAGCTTGAGACTGAGCGTCGAACCTCGAAGAAGAAGCTCGAACACTTCCTAAAGAAAGTCAGTGAGGAGAAGGCTGCATGGAGGAGAAGAGAGCACGAGAAAATTCGTGCATTTATCGATGATATGAAGTCTGAGTTGAGCCGAGAAAGGAAGGGTCGTCAGAGAATGGAAATCGTGAACTCCAAATTAGTGGATGAGCTAGCGGAAGCCAAGTTATCAGCAAAGCGATACATGCAGGATTATGAGAAGGAGAGGAAGACGAGAGAAATGATTGAGGAAGTATGTGATGAGCTGGTGAAGGAAATGGGGGAGGATAAGGCTGAGTTTGAAGAACTGAAGAAGGAATCCATGAAGTTCCGAGATGAAGtggaagaggagaggaagatGCTGCAGATGGCCGAAGTTTGGCGTGAAGAACGAGTTCAGATGAAGCTCGTAGATGCAAAGGTAGCCCTTGAAGAGAAATACTCTCAGATGAACAGGCTTGTAGCTGATCTTGAGAAACTCCTGAGTAAGTTGAGGAACTCTAACCCAGAACAGAAAGAGCTGAGAGAATCTGAGTTTCTGCGACAGGCTGCAGCTTCGGTGAATATTCAGGAGATCAAGGAGTTCAGCTACGAGCCTCCTAATCTTGATGATATATTTGCGGTTCTTGAGGAAGTTAATTTCGCTGAAAACAATGAGAGGGAGATTGAAGCATGCATTGCTTATAGTCCTGCCTCTAAGATCCACACGGTGAGCCCTGAGGTGAGCGTGATCAGGGACCAGAAGGGTCAGAGACACTCGCATGCTTTCCTCAGTCATAATAAAGGTGATATCGACGATGATGAGAGCGGGTGGGAAACCGTAAGCAACCTTGAGGATCAGGGATCGAGCTATTCTCCAGAAGGAAGTGGCAGTGCCCCTTCTGTGAATAAGAACCGAAGGGACAGTAATGTCTCAAGGAGTGGGACTGAGACCCCAGTGACAGAAATCAGCGAGGTCTGCTCGGTCCCTGCGAAGCAGCTCAAGAAGGCGTCTTCCATAGCAAGACTATGGAGATCATGCCCTAATAATGGGGAAACCCTAAACTACAAGGTGGTATCGGTGGAAGGGTTGAATAACGGAAGGCTTTCAAACGCAAGGATATCCAATGGAGGTGGCCTGATATCTCCCGATTGTGGGTCGGGGAAAGGCGGGTATGACAGCCCCGGGGGGCAGTGGAGCTCTCCAGAAACAGGGAACCCCCATGTAACGCGTGCGATGAAGGGGTGCATCGAGTGGCCCCGTGGGGCGCAGAAGAACAGCCTGAAGGCGAAGCTCTTGGAAGCAAGAATGGAGAGCCAGAAGGTGCAGCTCCGGCAGGTGCTGAAGCAGAAGATGTAG
- the LOC116212960 gene encoding protein translation factor SUI1 homolog 1, whose protein sequence is MVQVDLELPSSFDPFAEAKESGAKEYVHIRIQQRNGKKSLTTVQGLKKEYSYEKILKDLKKEFCCNGNVVQDKELGKIIQLQGDQRKNVSHFLVQAGLAKKDQIKIHGF, encoded by the coding sequence ATGGTTCAAGTAGACCTTGAGCTCCCCTCTTCTTTCGACCCCTTTGCTGAAGCCAAGGAATCGGGCGCTAAGGAGTATGTTCATATCCGGATCCAGCAGCGGAACGGGAAGAAGAGCCTGACTACGGTGCAGGGGCTGAAGAAAGAGTACAGCTACGAGAAGATCCTCAAGGATCTCAAGAAGGAGTTCTGCTGCAACGGGAATGTTGTGCAGGACAAGGAGCTTGGCAAGATCATCCAGCTCCAGGGCGATCAGCGGAAGAACGTGAGCCACTTCCTGGTGCAGGCTGGGCTGGCGAAGAAGGACCAGATCAAGATTCATGGTTTCTGA